One Burkholderia sp. PAMC 26561 genomic window carries:
- the nusA gene encoding transcription termination factor NusA, producing MSREVLMLADALAREKNVNKDVVYAALEAALASATKKLFEEDVDIRVAIDRESGEHETFRRWKVVPDEAGLQEPDQEILLFEAKEEKPDAEIDEYIEQPIPSIEFGRIGAQAAKQVILQKVRDAEREQILNDFLERGEKIMTGAVKRLDKGNFIVESGRVEALLRRDQLIPKENLRVGDRVRAYIAKVDRTARGPQIELSRTAPEFLMKLFEMEVPEIEQGLLEIKAAARDPGVRAKIGVIAYDKRIDPIGTCVGIRGSRVQAVRNELGGENVDIVLWSEDPAQFVIGALAPAAVQSIVVDEEKHSMDVVVDENELAVAIGRSGQNVRLASELTGWQINIMTPDESALKQNEERGTLRGLFMARLDVDEEVADILIDEGFTSLEEIAYVPLNEMLEIEAFDEDTVHELRNRARDALLTMAIANEEKVEGVALDLKSLEGMTDELFSKLEEHQVRTRDDLAELAVDELVEMTSIEEDAAKALIMKAREHWFQ from the coding sequence ATGAGTCGCGAAGTTTTGATGCTGGCGGATGCGCTGGCGCGCGAAAAGAACGTCAACAAGGACGTGGTGTACGCAGCGCTCGAAGCAGCGCTTGCTTCGGCAACGAAGAAGCTGTTCGAGGAAGATGTGGACATCCGCGTGGCGATCGACCGTGAGAGCGGCGAGCACGAGACGTTCCGCCGCTGGAAAGTGGTGCCGGACGAAGCGGGTCTTCAGGAGCCGGACCAGGAAATCCTGTTGTTCGAAGCGAAGGAAGAAAAGCCCGACGCGGAAATCGACGAGTACATCGAGCAACCCATTCCGTCCATCGAGTTCGGCCGGATTGGTGCCCAGGCTGCGAAGCAGGTGATTCTCCAGAAGGTTCGAGACGCCGAGCGCGAGCAGATCCTGAACGACTTCCTGGAACGCGGCGAAAAGATCATGACCGGCGCGGTCAAGCGCCTGGACAAGGGTAATTTCATCGTCGAATCGGGCCGTGTCGAAGCGTTGCTGCGCCGTGACCAGTTGATTCCCAAGGAAAACCTGCGGGTCGGCGACCGGGTTCGCGCTTATATCGCGAAGGTCGACCGCACCGCACGCGGCCCGCAGATCGAACTCTCGCGCACGGCGCCCGAGTTCCTGATGAAACTGTTCGAAATGGAAGTGCCGGAAATCGAGCAGGGCCTGCTCGAAATCAAGGCGGCTGCGCGCGATCCTGGCGTGCGTGCGAAAATCGGGGTGATCGCTTATGACAAGCGTATCGACCCGATCGGTACGTGCGTCGGAATTCGCGGTTCGCGGGTGCAGGCGGTGCGCAACGAGCTCGGTGGCGAGAACGTCGACATCGTGCTATGGTCGGAAGATCCCGCCCAGTTCGTGATCGGTGCTCTCGCGCCGGCTGCCGTACAGTCGATCGTCGTCGATGAAGAAAAACATTCGATGGACGTCGTCGTGGACGAGAATGAACTGGCGGTCGCCATCGGCCGTAGCGGCCAGAACGTGCGTCTTGCCAGCGAGCTGACCGGCTGGCAGATCAACATCATGACGCCGGACGAGTCCGCGCTGAAGCAGAACGAAGAGCGTGGCACGTTGCGCGGCCTGTTCATGGCGCGTCTCGACGTCGACGAGGAAGTCGCTGACATTCTCATCGACGAAGGCTTTACCAGCCTCGAAGAGATCGCCTATGTGCCGCTCAACGAAATGCTCGAAATCGAAGCCTTCGACGAAGACACCGTTCACGAACTGCGTAACCGCGCTCGTGACGCACTTCTGACAATGGCGATTGCGAATGAAGAGAAGGTCGAAGGCGTTGCGCTCGACCTGAAGAGCCTCGAAGGCATGACCGACGAGTTGTTTTCGAAGCTTGAAGAACATCAAGTCCGGACACGCGACGATCTCGCGGAGCTGGCTGTAGATGAGCTGGTCGAGATGACCAGTATTGAAGAGGATGCCGCTAAGGCGTTGATCATGAAAGCACGTGAACACTGGTTCCAGTGA
- the infB gene encoding translation initiation factor IF-2, with protein sequence MASNNVAQFAAELKMPAGVLLEQLQAAGVTKASEDDDLSETDKSRLLEHLRKSHGSADADKRKITLTRRHTSEIKQSDSTGKARTIQVEVRKKRVFVQRDQSGAEQVAEGANHVEDEVDEAELQRRDEEARHAAELLEKEALELKERQERFEREEAERVAREAAAEAERRRAEEEEAKRAAAQAEAAEISRAAATARQDTRTESKTENVADEPVKAEAAAPQVDEKAAAERAAQREAAKKAEDAARAATEKARAEHDQIAKRRAAAEAEARAIREMMNTPRKAQQAKPPEPTPAAVAAAAAAAKVAEGVKAAEAKGTLHKPARPEGSAPARPAAAKKPAAGAPATAAPSLGPDKKKAGGKSSWQDDAAKRRGIKTRGDTSGGVDRGWRGGPKGRGKHQDQTNFQAPTEPVVREVHVPETVSVADLAHKMSVKASEVIKVMMKLGQMVTINQVLDQETAMIVVEELGHSAVAAKLDDPEALLVEGETQEEVGERLPRPPVVTVMGHVDHGKTSLLDYIRRAKVASGEAGGITQHIGAYHVETPRGVITFLDTPGHEAFTAMRARGAKATDIVILVVAADDGVMPQTKEAIAHAKAGGVPIVVAINKIDKPGAASERVKQELVAEGVVPEEYGGDSPFIEVSAKTGVGIDSLLENLSLQAEVMELKAPIDAPAKGLVIEAKLDKGKGPVATILVTSGTLNRGDIVLAGTAFGRVRAMLDETGKPIKSAGPSIPVEIQGLSEVPGAGEEVMVLPDERKAREIALFRQGKFRDVKLAKQQAAKLENMLESMTEGNVQNLPLIVKADVQGSQEALVQSLQKLSTNEVRVQIVHSAVGAISESDVNLATASKAVIIGFNTRADAQARKVAESNGIDIRYYNIIYDAVDEVKAAMSGMLSPEKREVITGMVEVRQIIRVPKIGAIAGCMVTDGVVKRNSMVRVLRNNVVVHTGEIDSLKRFKDDAKEVRQGFECGISLKNYNDMVEGDQFEIFEVTEVARTL encoded by the coding sequence ATGGCGAGTAACAACGTAGCCCAATTTGCCGCGGAACTCAAAATGCCTGCGGGCGTCCTGCTCGAGCAGTTGCAGGCGGCTGGCGTCACGAAAGCGAGCGAGGATGACGATTTGTCCGAGACGGACAAATCGCGCCTGCTCGAACACTTGCGCAAGTCGCACGGTTCCGCCGATGCCGACAAACGCAAGATCACTTTGACCCGCCGGCATACGTCGGAAATCAAACAGTCCGACTCTACGGGTAAAGCTCGCACCATTCAGGTCGAGGTCCGCAAGAAGCGCGTGTTCGTGCAGCGCGATCAGAGCGGTGCCGAACAGGTAGCCGAAGGTGCGAACCACGTCGAAGACGAAGTGGATGAAGCCGAATTGCAGCGTCGCGATGAAGAAGCGCGCCATGCTGCCGAGCTGCTTGAAAAAGAAGCGCTTGAACTGAAGGAACGCCAGGAGCGCTTCGAGCGCGAAGAGGCGGAGCGTGTTGCGCGCGAAGCGGCGGCAGAAGCCGAACGCCGCCGCGCTGAGGAAGAAGAAGCGAAACGTGCTGCCGCGCAAGCGGAAGCCGCCGAGATCTCGCGTGCTGCGGCGACTGCTCGTCAGGATACGCGTACCGAATCGAAGACGGAAAACGTGGCTGACGAACCTGTGAAAGCTGAAGCGGCTGCGCCGCAAGTCGATGAGAAGGCCGCCGCCGAGCGCGCCGCTCAACGCGAAGCTGCGAAGAAGGCAGAAGACGCTGCACGTGCCGCGACTGAAAAGGCGCGTGCCGAGCACGATCAGATTGCGAAGCGCCGTGCCGCGGCTGAAGCCGAAGCCCGCGCCATCCGCGAAATGATGAATACCCCGCGCAAGGCCCAGCAGGCGAAGCCGCCCGAGCCGACTCCGGCTGCCGTGGCTGCTGCGGCGGCTGCCGCCAAGGTGGCGGAAGGCGTGAAGGCTGCCGAAGCCAAGGGCACGCTGCACAAACCGGCGCGTCCGGAAGGCTCGGCACCGGCACGTCCTGCAGCGGCGAAAAAGCCTGCTGCCGGCGCACCGGCTACGGCTGCACCGTCGCTCGGACCGGACAAGAAGAAGGCCGGCGGCAAGAGCAGCTGGCAGGACGATGCAGCCAAGCGTCGCGGCATCAAGACGCGTGGCGACACCAGCGGCGGCGTAGACCGTGGCTGGCGCGGCGGCCCGAAGGGTCGTGGCAAGCATCAGGACCAGACCAATTTCCAGGCGCCGACGGAACCAGTGGTGCGCGAAGTGCACGTGCCGGAAACGGTATCGGTGGCGGATCTGGCGCACAAGATGTCCGTGAAGGCTTCGGAAGTCATCAAGGTGATGATGAAGCTGGGCCAGATGGTCACGATCAACCAGGTGCTGGACCAGGAAACCGCGATGATCGTCGTGGAAGAACTGGGTCACAGCGCGGTTGCGGCCAAGCTGGACGATCCGGAAGCGTTGCTGGTCGAAGGCGAAACGCAGGAAGAAGTGGGCGAACGCCTGCCGCGTCCTCCGGTGGTCACGGTCATGGGTCACGTCGACCACGGCAAGACCTCGCTGCTCGACTACATTCGCCGTGCGAAGGTTGCATCGGGCGAAGCGGGCGGGATTACGCAGCACATCGGCGCTTACCACGTGGAAACACCGCGCGGCGTGATCACGTTCCTGGACACGCCGGGTCACGAAGCCTTTACGGCCATGCGTGCCCGCGGTGCGAAGGCAACGGACATCGTGATTCTGGTGGTCGCTGCAGACGACGGCGTGATGCCGCAAACGAAGGAAGCCATCGCTCATGCGAAGGCGGGTGGCGTGCCTATCGTCGTGGCGATCAACAAGATCGACAAGCCGGGTGCCGCTTCCGAGCGCGTGAAGCAGGAACTGGTCGCTGAAGGCGTCGTGCCGGAAGAGTACGGTGGTGATTCGCCGTTCATCGAAGTGTCGGCGAAGACGGGCGTTGGTATCGACAGCTTGCTGGAAAACCTGTCGCTGCAAGCGGAAGTCATGGAACTCAAGGCGCCTATCGATGCACCCGCCAAGGGCCTCGTGATCGAAGCAAAGCTCGACAAGGGCAAGGGTCCGGTTGCAACGATCCTGGTGACATCGGGTACGTTGAACCGTGGCGACATCGTGCTGGCTGGTACGGCTTTCGGGCGCGTCCGGGCCATGCTCGACGAAACCGGCAAGCCGATCAAGTCGGCGGGTCCGTCGATTCCGGTCGAAATTCAAGGCCTGTCGGAAGTGCCGGGCGCGGGTGAAGAAGTCATGGTCCTGCCGGACGAACGCAAGGCGCGTGAAATCGCCTTGTTCCGTCAAGGCAAGTTCCGCGACGTCAAGCTGGCAAAGCAGCAAGCCGCGAAGCTGGAAAACATGCTGGAGTCCATGACGGAAGGCAACGTGCAGAACCTGCCGTTGATCGTCAAGGCCGACGTGCAGGGTTCCCAGGAAGCGCTGGTGCAGTCGTTGCAGAAGCTCTCGACCAACGAAGTGCGCGTGCAGATCGTACACAGCGCAGTTGGCGCGATCAGCGAGTCGGACGTCAATCTGGCGACCGCGTCGAAGGCGGTCATCATCGGCTTCAACACGCGTGCGGATGCTCAGGCTCGCAAGGTGGCGGAGTCGAACGGTATCGACATTCGTTACTACAACATCATCTATGACGCTGTGGATGAAGTGAAAGCGGCAATGTCGGGCATGCTCTCGCCGGAGAAGCGCGAAGTCATCACGGGTATGGTCGAGGTTCGTCAGATCATCCGTGTGCCGAAGATCGGCGCGATCGCGGGTTGTATGGTTACCGACGGCGTGGTCAAGCGGAACTCGATGGTTCGCGTGTTGCGCAACAACGTGGTTGTCCACACGGGCGAGATCGATTCGCTCAAGCGCTTCAAGGACGACGCGAAGGAAGTTCGCCAGGGCTTCGAGTGCGGTATCTCGCTGAAGAACTACAACGACATGGTCGAAGGTGACCAGTTCGAGATCTTCGAAGTGACCGAAGTCGCACGTACGCTATAA
- a CDS encoding pyridoxal phosphate-dependent aminotransferase, translating into MSESEGAVISELGALSSQAGTNGASGVLTPNARDAVRALRPSQIREVANAGFGVPDVLPFWFGESNQVTPQFIRDAASQALADGATFYTHNLGIAPLREALAGYVGRLHGATRSAEVAVTSAGVNALMLAAQLVVGAGDRVVAVTPLWPNLVEIPKILGATVETVSLTYGENGWVLDLDRLLAALTPDTRMLMINSPNNPTGWVMTREQQQAVLDRCRQNGIWLIADEVYERLYYGNDATVAPSFLDLASRDERVIAVNSFSKAWLMTGWRLGWIVAPESVMEDLGKLVEYNTSCAPSFVQLAGIAAVRDGEQFTQSVVAELRASRDYLVTALQAIPGVDVRAPLGSMYLFFKLPGADHSLELCKTLVRESGLGLAPGSAFGSEGEGYVRWCYACDTARLDAGVARLRSFMETRSTV; encoded by the coding sequence ATGAGCGAATCAGAAGGGGCGGTCATCTCGGAGCTTGGCGCGCTGTCCAGTCAAGCCGGTACCAACGGCGCGTCAGGCGTGCTTACGCCCAACGCGCGCGACGCGGTGCGCGCACTACGTCCGTCCCAGATTCGCGAGGTGGCGAACGCGGGTTTTGGTGTCCCGGACGTCCTGCCTTTCTGGTTTGGCGAGTCCAATCAGGTGACGCCCCAGTTCATCCGCGATGCCGCCAGTCAGGCGCTCGCCGACGGCGCAACCTTCTATACGCACAACCTGGGTATCGCGCCGTTGCGCGAAGCGCTTGCCGGTTACGTCGGTAGATTGCATGGTGCGACCCGGTCGGCGGAGGTTGCCGTGACGAGCGCGGGCGTCAATGCCCTGATGCTCGCAGCGCAACTCGTGGTGGGCGCCGGCGATCGCGTGGTGGCCGTGACGCCGCTTTGGCCCAACCTCGTGGAAATTCCCAAGATCCTTGGCGCGACTGTCGAAACTGTCTCGCTAACGTATGGGGAAAATGGCTGGGTGCTGGACCTGGATCGTTTGCTGGCGGCCCTGACGCCCGATACACGCATGCTGATGATCAACTCGCCGAACAACCCGACGGGCTGGGTGATGACGCGTGAACAGCAGCAAGCAGTGCTGGACCGATGCCGCCAGAACGGCATCTGGCTGATCGCAGATGAAGTCTACGAACGCCTCTATTATGGCAATGACGCAACCGTCGCGCCCTCGTTTCTCGACCTCGCCTCCCGCGACGAACGCGTGATCGCGGTGAATTCATTCTCGAAGGCGTGGTTGATGACCGGCTGGCGGCTTGGCTGGATCGTCGCGCCCGAAAGCGTGATGGAGGATCTGGGCAAGCTCGTTGAATACAACACGTCGTGCGCGCCGTCTTTCGTGCAGTTGGCCGGAATCGCAGCCGTACGGGATGGCGAGCAGTTCACGCAATCCGTGGTCGCAGAGCTGCGTGCCAGCCGCGACTATCTGGTGACGGCGCTGCAGGCCATTCCCGGCGTTGATGTTCGTGCGCCGCTGGGGTCCATGTATCTGTTCTTCAAGCTTCCGGGGGCAGATCACAGCCTCGAGCTTTGCAAGACGCTGGTGCGTGAGAGCGGACTCGGCTTGGCGCCAGGCAGTGCTTTCGGTTCGGAGGGCGAGGGATACGTGCGCTGGTGCTATGCCTGCGACACCGCGCGTCTGGATGCCGGCGTCGCGCGCTTGCGCAGCTTCATGGAAACAAGGTCCACAGTGTGA
- a CDS encoding LysR family transcriptional regulator, whose translation MNVTLRQLRVFIEVAKLQSFSRAGDEIGLTQSAVSRCVRELEAEIGLKLVDRTTREVQLTDVGTNMVGSVSRLLLDLDEALREIRDLGQQKRGRVIVAASPTVACRLMPFVLAACLNEFPLISLGLRDDLQADVIRKVKSGEVDFGVAIGPFAHDDLHAEVVTTDSFCAVLRRDHALAGARQVRWEELSGERLVMLDHASGSRPIIDAVMREHSVVADVVQELGHSATVFGLVEAGVGISVLPWLALPLPANSSLVALPLMPRIERTVELVRRRDRSLSPAAESVWTLVARLPKRVEELE comes from the coding sequence CTGAACGTGACTTTGCGGCAGCTGCGGGTGTTTATCGAAGTGGCGAAGCTGCAAAGTTTCAGCCGCGCGGGCGACGAAATCGGACTGACCCAGTCGGCAGTAAGCCGCTGTGTACGCGAACTGGAGGCAGAAATTGGTCTGAAGCTCGTTGACAGAACGACGCGCGAAGTCCAGCTCACGGACGTCGGGACGAATATGGTGGGCAGTGTGTCGCGGCTGTTGCTGGACCTGGACGAAGCCTTGCGCGAAATCCGCGATCTTGGTCAGCAAAAGCGTGGCCGCGTGATCGTGGCGGCGAGTCCGACCGTTGCATGCCGCCTTATGCCCTTTGTGCTAGCCGCCTGCCTCAATGAATTCCCGCTGATCTCGCTGGGCTTGCGGGACGATCTCCAGGCCGACGTCATCCGGAAAGTGAAGTCCGGCGAAGTGGATTTTGGTGTCGCCATCGGGCCCTTTGCTCACGACGACTTGCATGCGGAGGTCGTGACCACCGACTCCTTCTGCGCAGTCCTGAGGCGCGACCATGCGCTCGCGGGCGCCCGGCAGGTTCGATGGGAGGAACTCTCGGGCGAGCGGCTGGTGATGCTCGACCACGCGTCGGGAAGCCGTCCGATCATTGATGCCGTCATGCGTGAGCACTCCGTGGTCGCCGACGTGGTGCAGGAACTCGGCCACTCGGCCACGGTTTTCGGTCTGGTGGAGGCGGGCGTAGGCATTAGCGTATTGCCGTGGCTCGCCTTGCCGTTGCCGGCGAATTCGTCGCTGGTAGCGTTGCCGTTGATGCCGCGCATCGAGCGGACGGTGGAACTGGTGCGCCGGCGCGATCGCTCGCTCTCGCCCGCGGCCGAGTCGGTGTGGACGCTGGTTGCACGCTTGCCCAAGCGTGTGGAGGAACTGGAGTAA
- the rluB gene encoding 23S rRNA pseudouridine(2605) synthase RluB, which yields MTHSHDSDSPESERPVRADDAHDQADAGERTRTDEPADGEERPRRGLRRGPRSLIARRRAVAKTKGADGATPSPDASVEASSDGEVAAPTRAPRKDAGPRAPRPPRAPREAAAPNGENAREASGGRPPRGPRPSQGDGPREGREGREGQAPREGGRRQPRQAQAGQGQKRGRRDEAAINPTPAAAAVDDVFEYVTSPAFDADNTSGGVRAPMLRRGKPTPQKRVLEADDDTPKLHKVLAEAGMGSRRDMEELIVAGRVSVNGEPAHIGQRIMPTDQVRINGKPVKRKLATKPPRILLYHKPTGEIVSHADPEGRPSVFDSLPPMKTAKWLAVGRLDFNTEGLLLLTTSGDLANRFMHPRYSVEREYAVRVVGELSEGMRQKLLSGVELEDGPANFLRIRDGGGEGTNHWYHVALAEGRNREVRRMFEAAGLMVSRLIRTRHGPIALPKGLKRGRWEELEDNEVRGLLASVGLKAPAEERGSRSAAPRVQPDPLQTSMGIITREPVLSSHNRFAQTPTRGGPGAPGGRRGAPGGFGGGGFAGNGSGAGTGGGYGARGSNGGREPNGNRAGGEANGNRALPRPGGSAGGPRGSRPPGSPGMGNGAPGGRPANAGGKRSGQGGRQGGPGTGPQGNSGNSRGGPARDGARPAPRNRTRGR from the coding sequence TTGACACATTCCCACGACAGCGATTCGCCCGAATCCGAGCGCCCCGTTCGTGCCGATGACGCACATGACCAGGCCGACGCAGGCGAACGCACACGCACCGACGAACCCGCCGACGGCGAGGAGCGTCCGCGTCGCGGCTTGCGCCGTGGTCCTCGCAGCCTGATCGCGCGCCGTCGCGCTGTTGCGAAGACTAAGGGCGCCGACGGCGCAACGCCGTCACCGGATGCAAGCGTGGAAGCGTCCTCGGATGGTGAAGTTGCTGCGCCCACACGCGCACCGCGCAAGGACGCCGGTCCGCGCGCCCCGCGACCGCCGCGGGCACCGCGCGAAGCGGCGGCGCCGAATGGAGAAAACGCCCGCGAAGCATCGGGTGGCCGACCGCCTCGCGGACCGCGGCCGTCGCAAGGCGATGGCCCGCGTGAAGGACGTGAAGGACGTGAAGGACAGGCTCCGCGTGAAGGCGGCCGCCGTCAACCGCGTCAGGCGCAAGCCGGCCAGGGTCAAAAGCGTGGCCGTCGTGACGAAGCCGCGATCAATCCCACGCCCGCGGCCGCTGCAGTCGACGATGTTTTCGAATACGTGACATCGCCCGCTTTCGATGCCGACAACACCTCAGGCGGCGTTCGCGCGCCCATGCTGCGCCGGGGCAAGCCCACGCCGCAAAAGCGCGTCCTGGAAGCCGATGACGACACGCCGAAGCTCCACAAGGTGCTGGCCGAGGCCGGCATGGGTTCACGCCGTGACATGGAAGAACTGATCGTGGCAGGGCGGGTATCGGTGAATGGCGAGCCGGCACATATTGGCCAGCGGATCATGCCGACCGACCAGGTTCGCATCAATGGCAAGCCGGTCAAGCGCAAGCTCGCGACCAAGCCGCCGCGTATCCTGCTGTACCACAAGCCGACCGGCGAGATCGTGAGTCATGCCGATCCTGAAGGACGTCCGTCTGTGTTCGACAGCCTCCCGCCCATGAAGACGGCCAAATGGCTTGCGGTCGGCCGGCTCGACTTCAATACTGAAGGGCTGTTGCTGCTGACTACCTCCGGCGATCTGGCCAACCGTTTCATGCATCCGCGTTATAGCGTCGAGCGTGAATACGCGGTCCGGGTAGTCGGCGAGCTGTCGGAAGGCATGCGCCAGAAGCTTCTGAGCGGCGTCGAACTGGAAGACGGTCCGGCGAACTTCCTGCGGATTCGCGATGGCGGCGGCGAAGGCACGAACCACTGGTATCACGTGGCGCTGGCTGAAGGCCGCAATCGTGAAGTTCGCCGCATGTTCGAAGCGGCCGGCCTGATGGTCAGCCGTCTGATTCGTACGCGTCACGGCCCGATCGCCTTGCCGAAGGGCCTGAAGCGCGGCCGTTGGGAAGAGCTGGAAGATAACGAGGTGCGTGGCCTGCTGGCATCGGTGGGACTCAAGGCGCCGGCGGAGGAACGCGGCTCGCGCAGCGCTGCGCCCCGCGTTCAGCCGGATCCGCTGCAAACATCCATGGGTATCATCACTCGCGAACCGGTGCTGAGTTCCCATAACCGTTTTGCTCAAACGCCGACACGCGGCGGCCCTGGCGCCCCCGGCGGCCGTCGTGGTGCTCCGGGCGGTTTTGGCGGCGGCGGTTTCGCCGGCAACGGCAGCGGCGCTGGAACTGGCGGCGGTTATGGTGCGCGCGGCAGTAACGGCGGGCGCGAACCGAACGGCAACCGCGCCGGCGGTGAAGCGAACGGAAACCGCGCGTTGCCGCGTCCGGGCGGCTCGGCCGGCGGTCCGCGCGGCAGCCGTCCGCCGGGGAGTCCCGGCATGGGCAACGGCGCACCGGGCGGTCGTCCGGCGAACGCCGGCGGCAAAAGGTCCGGTCAGGGCGGCCGCCAAGGCGGCCCGGGTACAGGTCCGCAGGGCAATAGCGGGAATTCGCGCGGCGGACCTGCACGCGATGGTGCACGGCCCGCGCCGCGTAACCGTACACGCGGACGCTGA
- a CDS encoding YdcF family protein yields MVFWALGAGWLGKPLLHLAQTGFESPSASQNVRFASRTTFVLLGGGTTYDDNNQLVPRRDAFTRVVAAADLYRECRRAGGVCRVILSGGNPEHHEQAEADNYAPFLFARGVDASDVLLENESVNTYENARNVARLLGPERDGSFVLITSAYHMRRSLAAFSAFGMKAQPFVSNVRLPHVSLFPRRRGFVDSETALHEMVGLARFYVYRLVGLY; encoded by the coding sequence TTGGTCTTCTGGGCACTTGGCGCCGGCTGGTTAGGAAAGCCCCTGCTGCATCTCGCCCAAACCGGTTTCGAGTCGCCGTCAGCCTCGCAAAACGTGCGTTTCGCATCGCGAACAACTTTTGTGTTGTTGGGCGGAGGCACAACTTATGACGACAACAACCAGCTCGTTCCCCGGCGCGATGCATTCACGCGTGTAGTTGCGGCTGCTGATTTGTACCGGGAATGCCGACGCGCCGGCGGCGTCTGCCGCGTGATCCTGAGCGGAGGCAATCCTGAGCATCACGAACAAGCTGAAGCCGATAACTACGCGCCCTTCCTGTTCGCGCGAGGTGTCGACGCCAGCGACGTGCTGCTCGAGAACGAAAGCGTCAACACCTATGAGAACGCGCGTAACGTCGCAAGGCTGCTTGGACCCGAGCGCGACGGGTCGTTCGTGCTGATCACATCGGCGTACCACATGCGGCGCTCGTTGGCCGCGTTCAGCGCCTTCGGCATGAAAGCGCAACCGTTTGTCAGCAACGTGAGACTCCCGCATGTCTCGCTTTTCCCGCGGCGGCGTGGGTTTGTCGACTCAGAAACTGCGCTCCATGAAATGGTCGGTCTTGCGCGCTTTTACGTGTATCGACTTGTTGGTCTTTATTGA
- the rimP gene encoding ribosome maturation factor RimP, protein MQLTEIIETTVSGLGYELVEIERAGGGLLRISIDQPAGIAIEDCEKVTRQLQYLFEVENIDYSRLEVGSPGLDRPLKKLADFERFAGSEATITLKKPLDGRKSYRGILHAPNGESIGLEFEGKDGGAAMLDFTLADLDKARLVPKVDFRSRKQ, encoded by the coding sequence GTGCAACTGACGGAAATCATCGAAACCACGGTCTCGGGCCTGGGCTACGAACTTGTTGAAATCGAGCGCGCGGGAGGCGGTTTGCTGCGTATCTCGATCGACCAGCCCGCCGGAATCGCGATTGAAGACTGTGAAAAAGTCACACGTCAGCTTCAGTATCTGTTCGAAGTGGAGAATATCGATTACTCGCGTCTTGAAGTCGGGTCGCCGGGTCTCGATCGTCCGCTCAAGAAATTGGCGGATTTCGAACGCTTCGCGGGCAGCGAAGCCACCATTACATTGAAGAAGCCGCTGGACGGGCGCAAGTCGTACCGGGGCATCCTGCATGCACCGAACGGCGAGTCGATCGGTTTGGAATTCGAAGGGAAGGACGGCGGCGCTGCGATGCTCGATTTCACGCTCGCAGACCTCGATAAAGCACGTCTCGTCCCCAAAGTTGACTTTAGGAGCCGCAAACAATGA
- the scpB gene encoding SMC-Scp complex subunit ScpB, which translates to MNTQEAKIVLETALICAQEPLKLAELRKLFADDISADTVRTLLDSLKQDWSGRGVELVALASGWRFQSKPAMRSYLDRLHPEKPPKYSRAVLETLAIIGYRQPVTRGDIEEIRGVTVNTQVVKQLEDRGWIEVIGHRDVPGRPALYATTKQFLDDLGLSALDELPALDNPSAQLEASLLAQHAIDFPGDDPAAAIVAALAQGVRPESASKPEANAADVDADGEPGASDAVPVAAVELPPVEEPGSDAVVHAEEAPILDSRDDAPADVQTNASPAGQEDASPAVNEIDVTSVQGVSDSAGAAKAPDEANETDELDAPDDRTARRA; encoded by the coding sequence ATGAATACCCAAGAGGCGAAGATCGTCCTCGAGACAGCCTTGATCTGCGCGCAGGAGCCGCTGAAACTCGCCGAGTTGCGCAAGCTCTTCGCCGACGATATCTCGGCGGATACGGTTCGCACCTTGCTCGACTCCCTCAAGCAGGACTGGTCGGGGCGCGGTGTGGAACTCGTGGCTCTCGCGTCCGGATGGCGGTTTCAGAGCAAGCCCGCAATGCGGTCATATCTCGATCGGCTGCACCCCGAGAAGCCGCCCAAGTATTCGCGCGCGGTTCTCGAAACGCTGGCGATCATCGGTTACCGGCAGCCGGTCACGCGCGGCGATATCGAAGAAATTCGCGGTGTGACCGTGAACACGCAGGTGGTGAAGCAGCTCGAGGATCGCGGCTGGATCGAGGTGATCGGCCACCGCGATGTGCCGGGCAGGCCCGCGCTCTACGCAACCACCAAGCAGTTCCTGGATGATCTCGGTTTGAGCGCGCTCGACGAACTTCCCGCGCTCGATAACCCGTCGGCGCAACTGGAAGCATCGCTGCTCGCGCAGCATGCAATCGATTTTCCTGGCGACGACCCGGCGGCTGCCATTGTCGCTGCGCTCGCGCAAGGCGTGCGACCGGAGTCAGCGAGCAAGCCTGAGGCCAATGCCGCCGATGTCGATGCCGACGGCGAGCCGGGAGCATCGGATGCTGTGCCGGTTGCCGCGGTCGAACTGCCGCCAGTTGAGGAACCCGGTTCTGACGCGGTGGTCCACGCTGAAGAGGCTCCGATTCTGGATTCGCGCGACGATGCGCCTGCTGACGTGCAAACGAACGCATCGCCCGCGGGGCAGGAAGATGCATCGCCCGCAGTAAATGAAATCGACGTTACGTCCGTTCAAGGCGTATCGGACAGTGCAGGCGCGGCGAAAGCGCCTGACGAAGCAAACGAAACCGACGAACTCGACGCACCGGACGACCGGACTGCGCGCAGGGCCTGA